In uncultured Ilyobacter sp., a genomic segment contains:
- a CDS encoding secretin N-terminal domain-containing protein, which yields MKRREFLLTIMMFFLVTSFAYSDAKLDARLSRVRYSKEMDFKNVMLPDALSILSKTSGVTVVGDSSTTGVVLDLYLGKNKTLKEILDTLKVTNNLKMKVVGDVVVLSKMTGEMVGDNTLVGTIKSRGYEEGLDGVKVTLLNSGLNPIYTQFNGIFIMENVNPGVYILKAEKDGYETEGELLEVKGGQNNFLELMLEQSYTEGTGESQNPNSDSGTNGRVLGQLRDDSGSELLTTRITLKHAFPDDVKSVVESAMKEVEVSSFPKLNMVILKGSSSNLIPAKKLIEDIDTPQKQVRITAQILDVIDNLFEDLGFDWSYDADTATSNSTTAGLISTDSSSTQGIASVYSSSLELVRSFNGGSDVFGLTIDMLQSTQDLAISAVPSIVVVNGEEAEFSITDEVIVGEEETEDDNDNTTTTPLFEEAGLIFNVTPTIREGIDGPDTITLVIDSELSNFNLDTLSSSSSTGTYNEDGGSKSSRNIATTVNVKSGESLFIGGLKRAEVTNVTNKVPLLGDIPFIGFLFRSESVSNEMRDIFIKIKAEVVTAENAEENINLKGFNKTELHRGEGDVLDHRKLYPSLPETPQILGTPNLFE from the coding sequence ATGAAGAGGAGAGAGTTTTTATTAACGATTATGATGTTTTTTCTAGTAACCAGCTTTGCTTATTCAGACGCTAAGCTTGATGCCAGGCTGTCTAGGGTGAGATACAGTAAAGAGATGGATTTTAAAAATGTAATGTTGCCAGATGCTTTGAGCATTTTGTCTAAGACAAGTGGAGTGACAGTAGTGGGAGACAGCTCTACAACTGGGGTAGTTCTCGATCTTTATCTTGGGAAAAATAAAACTTTGAAAGAGATACTAGATACTCTGAAAGTTACAAATAATCTCAAGATGAAAGTAGTTGGAGATGTAGTGGTACTCTCTAAGATGACAGGTGAGATGGTAGGAGACAACACCCTGGTAGGAACAATAAAATCACGTGGGTATGAAGAGGGTCTTGACGGTGTTAAAGTAACCCTTTTAAACAGTGGGTTAAATCCGATTTATACACAGTTTAACGGGATATTTATAATGGAAAATGTAAATCCAGGTGTCTATATCTTGAAGGCCGAGAAAGACGGCTATGAAACAGAAGGGGAACTCCTAGAAGTCAAGGGAGGACAAAATAATTTCCTAGAACTAATGTTAGAGCAATCCTATACAGAAGGAACAGGAGAAAGCCAAAATCCTAACAGTGATTCTGGAACTAACGGAAGAGTATTGGGACAGCTAAGAGATGACTCTGGATCAGAGCTTCTCACCACAAGAATAACTCTAAAACATGCCTTCCCTGATGATGTGAAATCAGTGGTGGAGTCGGCAATGAAAGAGGTAGAGGTGTCATCATTCCCAAAACTTAACATGGTTATACTCAAGGGATCGTCATCAAATCTGATACCTGCTAAGAAACTTATAGAGGATATAGATACACCTCAAAAACAGGTAAGGATAACGGCTCAAATATTAGATGTCATTGATAATCTATTTGAAGATTTAGGCTTCGACTGGTCATATGATGCGGACACTGCAACATCTAACTCAACAACTGCGGGACTTATTTCCACAGATAGTTCATCAACTCAAGGGATCGCATCAGTCTACAGCAGTAGTCTAGAGCTTGTGAGAAGCTTCAATGGTGGATCAGATGTTTTTGGCTTGACTATAGATATGCTTCAGTCCACTCAGGACCTTGCTATAAGTGCCGTACCGTCAATTGTGGTAGTAAACGGTGAAGAGGCAGAATTTTCTATCACAGACGAGGTAATAGTAGGAGAAGAAGAGACTGAAGACGACAATGACAACACAACTACTACTCCGTTGTTTGAAGAGGCAGGATTAATATTCAACGTAACTCCTACAATAAGAGAGGGAATAGACGGTCCTGACACTATAACTCTAGTAATTGACTCAGAGTTGAGTAACTTCAACCTTGATACATTATCTTCAAGTTCTTCTACTGGAACATACAATGAAGACGGAGGTTCTAAATCTTCTAGAAATATAGCTACGACAGTTAATGTTAAAAGTGGTGAAAGCCTATTCATAGGAGGACTCAAAAGAGCTGAGGTTACAAATGTTACGAATAAGGTACCTCTTTTGGGAGATATTCCTTTCATAGGATTTTTATTCAGATCTGAGAGTGTAAGTAATGAGATGAGAGACATATTTATCAAAATAAAGGCAGAAGTGGTAACGGCTGAAAATGCAGAAGAAAATATCAATCTAAAAGGCTTTAATAAAACAGAACTTCACAGAGGAGAAGGAGATGTTTTAGACCACAGAAAACTATATCCAAGCTTACCTGAAACACCTCAGATACTAGGAACACCTAATCTCTTTGAATAA
- the pilM gene encoding pilus assembly protein PilM, which translates to MKEKFMRARERLDNLIKEKSRGSIDIGSRGIKALSVKGGIVGDVLVEKFNQNEEKETQINEILSVMIERLGFKGHGISLSLPSQKFQVKFIRIGQENMEKRDEFILEEMEEMIPGYSEYEYLTEKITINLDEYSEEVLCITIKREEIDYLLNFLESLRVKVLRIVPDFVSIFMLLDRIESREEREENDNSYRMIVDVGHESTKIYALNNSVMNFYRFILMGGNEFTDIIKNYKGINFEKAEEKIIELELQEQNQEILEASEKSMMDELTEAFKELESQIRLSYEYYFRERSSSIVEELVFVGGGSLLRGLRDYVKKSLELEVMPFDLDMITSKEENRNKLEPYQFEEIAALLGNVMDEVV; encoded by the coding sequence ATGAAAGAGAAGTTTATGAGGGCGAGAGAAAGGTTGGACAATCTGATCAAAGAAAAGTCTAGAGGTAGTATAGACATAGGGAGTCGGGGAATAAAGGCTCTAAGTGTAAAAGGCGGCATAGTGGGAGATGTGCTGGTGGAAAAATTTAATCAAAATGAGGAGAAAGAGACACAGATAAATGAAATATTGTCTGTGATGATAGAAAGATTAGGGTTCAAGGGTCACGGAATCTCACTATCCTTACCTAGCCAGAAATTCCAGGTTAAATTTATAAGAATCGGCCAGGAGAATATGGAAAAAAGAGATGAGTTTATCTTGGAAGAGATGGAAGAGATGATACCTGGATACTCAGAGTATGAGTATCTAACAGAAAAGATCACAATCAACCTAGATGAATACAGCGAAGAAGTTCTCTGCATAACTATAAAAAGAGAGGAGATAGATTATCTTCTTAATTTCTTGGAAAGTCTGAGAGTAAAGGTTTTGAGAATAGTTCCTGATTTTGTTTCTATATTTATGCTTTTAGATAGAATAGAATCAAGAGAGGAAAGAGAGGAAAATGATAACAGTTACAGAATGATTGTGGATGTAGGGCATGAATCCACAAAGATATATGCTTTGAATAATAGTGTTATGAATTTTTATAGATTTATTCTCATGGGAGGAAATGAGTTTACAGACATTATTAAAAACTACAAGGGAATAAACTTTGAAAAGGCTGAGGAAAAAATAATAGAGTTAGAACTTCAGGAACAAAACCAGGAGATATTAGAAGCTTCTGAAAAGTCTATGATGGACGAACTCACAGAGGCCTTTAAGGAACTAGAGAGCCAAATTAGACTCTCTTATGAATATTACTTTAGAGAAAGGTCTTCTAGTATAGTAGAAGAGTTGGTCTTTGTAGGAGGAGGTTCTCTTTTGAGAGGACTTAGGGACTATGTAAAAAAATCTCTAGAATTAGAGGTTATGCCCTTTGATCTAGACATGATAACATCAAAAGAGGAGAACAGAAATAAGTTAGAGCCTTATCAATTTGAAGAGATAGCTGCACTCCTTGGGAATGTTATGGATGAGGTGGTTTAA
- a CDS encoding PilN domain-containing protein, translating into MNMNMRDINFLTPEYKEKLGVSRNLKKAILIAGVFFLVNGAVFFGIHLKQKGLEKNIHETKREIAFNQEEIKKLEMEIGKIPDLTDKIEIIEEIFSDKKTRISEVLYTIQTLAPENIWVDTMHHEGGNVRIKGISYLNSEMTAEQNLYDFEDKLIESGDFSQVKHDYLKIEERDGNKVMAFEFSLVISDEEE; encoded by the coding sequence ATGAATATGAATATGAGAGATATAAATTTTTTGACACCGGAGTACAAAGAAAAGTTAGGGGTATCCCGAAATCTTAAAAAAGCTATTTTAATCGCCGGAGTTTTCTTTTTGGTAAATGGAGCTGTTTTCTTTGGCATCCATTTAAAACAAAAGGGTCTTGAAAAAAATATCCATGAGACAAAGAGAGAGATAGCCTTTAATCAGGAAGAAATAAAAAAACTAGAGATGGAAATAGGCAAAATACCTGACCTGACAGACAAGATAGAGATAATAGAAGAGATATTTTCTGACAAAAAGACAAGAATATCTGAAGTTTTATACACCATTCAGACCCTTGCCCCTGAAAACATTTGGGTGGATACTATGCATCATGAAGGGGGAAATGTCAGAATCAAAGGGATATCATATCTGAATTCCGAAATGACAGCAGAACAAAATCTTTATGACTTTGAAGATAAACTTATTGAAAGCGGAGATTTTTCTCAGGTTAAACACGATTATCTAAAGATAGAAGAGAGAGATGGAAACAAGGTTATGGCTTTTGAATTCAGCCTTGTGATATCTGACGAAGAGGAGTGA
- the rfaE1 gene encoding D-glycero-beta-D-manno-heptose-7-phosphate kinase: MVNKLKLTKILDRFKDIKIAVIGDMMLDDYIIGSVDRISPEAPVPVVNVKSEKFVLGGAANVVNNLADLGAKIFSFGIIGDDSNGDRLTNEFRRKNINTDGIVKAEDRPTIVKRRIIAHNQQLLRLDWEDRKDLTKVQEDMLINNVKENIKDIDAIILSDYDKGVLTQRVVKEVIALAKENNLIVTVDPKPKNAMNYIGATSMTPNMKEAMECMGAERIGDVEKLGKELKEKLELNNLLLTRSEEGMSLFQDTVENIPTFAKEVYDVTGAGDTVISVFTLSAAAGASWYEAAKIANTAAGVVVGRMGTSTVTKEEILEFYDRIYHEWK; the protein is encoded by the coding sequence ATGGTAAACAAGTTGAAATTAACTAAAATCCTCGATAGATTTAAAGATATAAAAATAGCCGTGATCGGTGATATGATGCTAGATGATTATATAATAGGAAGTGTAGACAGAATATCCCCTGAGGCTCCGGTACCTGTGGTTAATGTAAAAAGCGAAAAATTTGTACTAGGAGGGGCAGCAAATGTGGTAAATAACTTAGCTGACCTGGGGGCAAAGATTTTTTCATTTGGAATCATAGGAGATGACTCTAACGGAGACAGGCTTACAAATGAATTTAGAAGAAAAAATATAAACACCGATGGAATAGTAAAAGCAGAAGACAGGCCGACTATTGTAAAAAGAAGAATAATAGCACATAATCAGCAGCTTCTGAGATTAGACTGGGAAGACAGAAAAGATCTCACAAAAGTTCAGGAAGATATGCTTATAAATAATGTAAAAGAGAATATAAAAGATATCGATGCCATTATACTTTCTGACTATGACAAGGGTGTTCTCACTCAAAGGGTTGTAAAGGAAGTAATAGCTCTTGCTAAGGAAAATAACCTCATAGTGACTGTAGACCCTAAACCAAAGAATGCAATGAATTACATAGGAGCCACTTCTATGACACCAAACATGAAAGAGGCCATGGAGTGTATGGGGGCAGAGCGTATAGGGGATGTAGAAAAACTTGGAAAAGAACTAAAGGAAAAACTTGAGCTAAATAACCTTCTTCTCACAAGAAGTGAAGAAGGGATGAGTCTTTTTCAGGATACAGTTGAAAATATACCGACTTTTGCCAAAGAGGTCTATGACGTAACTGGAGCAGGAGATACTGTAATATCTGTATTTACACTTTCTGCAGCAGCAGGTGCATCTTGGTACGAGGCGGCTAAAATAGCTAACACAGCAGCAGGTGTTGTGGTAGGTAGAATGGGAACCTCTACAGTTACAAAAGAGGAGATACTGGAGTTTTACGACAGAATATATCACGAGTGGAAATAA
- the rpsL gene encoding 30S ribosomal protein S12 — MPTLNQLVKKGRATLEEAKKSPALQGNPQRRGVCIRVYTSTPKKPNSALRKVARVKLTNGIEVTTYIPGEGHNLQEHSIVLVRGGRTKDLPGVRYKVIRGALDTAGVANRKKSRSKYGAKKA, encoded by the coding sequence ATGCCTACTTTAAACCAATTAGTAAAAAAAGGAAGAGCGACTTTAGAAGAAGCTAAAAAGTCACCGGCACTACAAGGTAACCCACAAAGAAGAGGAGTTTGTATAAGAGTTTACACAAGTACTCCAAAAAAGCCAAACTCAGCACTTAGAAAGGTTGCAAGAGTAAAGCTTACAAACGGGATCGAAGTTACTACGTATATTCCAGGTGAAGGACATAACCTACAAGAGCACTCGATTGTACTTGTAAGAGGTGGAAGAACAAAAGATTTACCAGGGGTAAGATATAAAGTTATCAGAGGAGCTTTAGATACTGCTGGTGTTGCAAACAGAAAAAAATCAAGATCAAAATATGGAGCTAAAAAAGCTTAA
- a CDS encoding ABC-F family ATP-binding cassette domain-containing protein has protein sequence MAVLQINNIHKSFSGETLLKNISFSIDEKDKIGLVGLNGAGKTTLVKILLEEEYHDIDEDTKIQGTISKKGGLKIGYLSQNFDLNKENKVFDELMSVFSHLKKDYERIQELNEKLAVDMDNFDQIMEELAKLSTRYEQEEGYSVEYKVKQILTGLNFPENLWKNVIGDLSGGQQSRIALGKILLEEPELLILDEPTNHLDLNAIEWLEKFLKDYNKAFILISHDRYFLDNVINKVFELERKTINVYKGNFTDYTIQKEAYLTGAIKSYEKEQDKIKKTEEFIRRYKAGVKSKQARGREKILERMEKMEDPVVSIRKMKLKFQVENVSTDRVVKIRNLSKSFDGQEIFRDVNMEVYRGDRIGLIGKNGVGKSTILRIINSLENKDSGEILWGERIKIGYYDQKHEGLNREATVIEELLNNYPLSEEQARSICGGFLFSEDDAFKKIGNLSGGEKARVALMRLIMDKPNFLILDEPTNHLDIYSREILEYALEDYDGTLVVVSHDRHFLESVVNKIYEITKDGSTLFKGDYEAYKSNSEVNEKDIQGNLNYEEQKKIKNRIGVLERKGQKLEESIEDLESEKSILEERYNEAGKINNLETLINIQKELDIMDKKIMETMEEWEAVQEELSEISE, from the coding sequence ATGGCTGTATTGCAGATAAACAATATACACAAAAGTTTTTCAGGGGAAACTTTGCTGAAAAACATAAGCTTTTCAATAGATGAAAAGGATAAGATAGGTCTTGTAGGCCTAAATGGTGCTGGAAAAACTACCTTGGTAAAAATACTTCTAGAAGAGGAGTATCACGATATAGATGAGGATACAAAAATCCAGGGAACCATATCAAAAAAAGGCGGACTTAAGATAGGGTATCTCTCTCAGAATTTCGACTTAAATAAGGAAAACAAGGTTTTCGACGAGCTCATGTCGGTATTTTCACATCTGAAAAAGGATTATGAAAGAATACAGGAACTAAATGAAAAGCTGGCTGTGGATATGGACAATTTTGACCAAATAATGGAAGAGCTTGCAAAGTTGTCTACAAGGTATGAGCAGGAAGAGGGCTACTCAGTAGAGTATAAGGTGAAACAGATTCTAACAGGGCTGAATTTTCCAGAAAATCTCTGGAAAAATGTCATAGGAGATCTGTCTGGAGGGCAGCAGTCGAGAATAGCCCTAGGAAAAATACTCCTTGAAGAACCTGAACTTTTAATACTAGATGAACCTACAAACCATTTGGATCTAAATGCCATAGAGTGGCTTGAAAAATTTTTAAAAGATTATAACAAGGCCTTTATACTAATATCCCATGACAGATATTTCTTGGACAATGTTATAAACAAGGTTTTTGAGTTAGAGAGAAAAACCATAAATGTCTACAAAGGGAACTTCACAGACTACACTATACAGAAGGAAGCCTATCTCACTGGGGCCATAAAATCCTACGAAAAAGAACAGGATAAGATAAAAAAAACAGAAGAGTTCATACGGCGTTACAAGGCCGGGGTCAAGTCTAAGCAGGCCAGAGGTCGTGAAAAGATTTTGGAAAGAATGGAAAAAATGGAGGACCCTGTTGTCAGTATCAGAAAAATGAAGCTTAAATTCCAAGTGGAAAATGTGAGTACCGACAGGGTGGTGAAGATTAGGAACCTTTCTAAGAGTTTTGATGGACAGGAGATTTTCCGAGACGTGAATATGGAAGTGTATAGGGGAGACAGGATAGGTTTAATCGGTAAAAACGGCGTGGGAAAATCTACTATACTGAGAATAATAAACAGTTTGGAAAATAAAGATAGCGGAGAGATCCTCTGGGGAGAAAGAATAAAAATTGGCTATTATGATCAAAAACACGAGGGGCTAAATAGAGAGGCCACTGTTATAGAGGAACTTCTCAACAACTATCCCCTAAGTGAAGAACAAGCCAGATCAATATGCGGAGGTTTTTTGTTTTCCGAAGACGATGCCTTCAAAAAAATAGGCAATCTAAGTGGTGGAGAAAAAGCGAGGGTTGCTCTAATGAGACTTATTATGGACAAGCCAAATTTTCTGATCTTAGATGAGCCTACCAACCATCTAGACATATACTCTAGGGAAATTTTAGAATATGCTTTAGAAGATTATGATGGAACCCTTGTGGTAGTATCCCATGACAGGCATTTTTTGGAAAGTGTGGTCAATAAGATTTATGAGATCACAAAAGATGGAAGTACCCTTTTCAAAGGAGACTACGAGGCTTATAAGAGCAACTCTGAAGTAAATGAAAAAGATATACAGGGGAATCTCAACTATGAGGAACAGAAAAAAATAAAAAATAGGATAGGGGTTCTAGAGAGAAAAGGTCAAAAATTGGAAGAGAGTATAGAGGATCTAGAATCAGAAAAAAGTATCCTAGAAGAAAGATATAATGAAGCTGGGAAAATAAATAATCTTGAAACTTTGATAAATATTCAAAAGGAATTAGACATCATGGATAAAAAAATAATGGAGACTATGGAAGAATGGGAAGCGGTTCAGGAAGAACTGTCGGAAATTTCAGAGTAA
- a CDS encoding prepilin-type N-terminal cleavage/methylation domain-containing protein — MKKGLSIIESIVAVAILAIVMLLMSPMVKNYGMVHDRINLQNRIDYEFGKILEIIKRKVRASRVDEDYVVDSSGTNAEAVEVLTGYTGIYDEIISELRLLVPNDDNDPDENYIAFRVIEDSSTDSDGDGINDRSLVYVTNPGENSYISSENESKTVIIDYIDDLDYDGDGTDDHEYFEYKEGVVLIYLDLDIDRMTGESIEGKRDILDKIRDAAVTRINIDMSKNF; from the coding sequence ATGAAAAAAGGACTCAGTATAATAGAGAGTATAGTGGCAGTGGCAATACTTGCTATAGTTATGCTTCTTATGTCTCCCATGGTGAAAAACTATGGTATGGTTCATGACAGGATCAATCTTCAGAACAGGATAGATTATGAGTTTGGTAAGATATTGGAGATAATAAAACGTAAGGTTAGGGCCTCTAGAGTTGATGAAGATTATGTTGTAGATTCATCAGGAACAAATGCAGAGGCTGTGGAGGTTTTGACTGGGTATACTGGCATATATGACGAAATAATTTCAGAGCTCAGACTTTTGGTGCCAAATGATGACAATGATCCTGATGAAAATTATATCGCCTTTAGAGTTATAGAAGATAGCTCTACTGACAGTGACGGAGACGGTATTAATGACAGGAGCCTGGTGTATGTAACTAACCCCGGCGAGAACTCGTATATATCATCGGAGAATGAGTCAAAAACTGTAATTATAGATTATATAGATGACTTGGATTATGATGGAGACGGGACAGATGACCATGAATATTTTGAATACAAGGAAGGGGTAGTTCTAATATACCTAGACCTTGATATAGACAGGATGACTGGTGAGAGTATAGAGGGTAAAAGAGATATTTTGGATAAAATAAGGGATGCAGCAGTAACTAGAATAAATATAGATATGTCAAAAAATTTTTAG
- a CDS encoding O-antigen ligase family protein, with the protein MKKKIEIALLGLLLTFLPFLVRLKILPTKPGTLMYLTHPLGEAIGDMFHYEKSRVLVFLGISMILILILKRNLKKTYYYAGLIIYGIGVLLSTFFSPFLPIALSGGGNRYEGVFVLLSYVVVSFFVINFVRERKDLKHFIYILLLGSFFVSLAGITEFMGMSIYKIPFLAKFAIPQEGLLDKVTYPEGYISMAQVIKFSPKFHNVKASLGNSNYSGSYGVMICMFLFPLILKSKDKFTRYIFMFFYAVNLALLLAGRSRAGIYATIASFIIFTVLCRKEIWKRKIFLLEIPLITGAVLLALNILSSGAVGDNIENLEVNKKVNLREIRSIENTLEVSSYDNKLVLKSGKEELSFYREDGTLIPGNIEENIITLGDPEFQKYSFENKENGVLELQYDEIEFPLVIQNQKFKTIGWSRKPEEIVSPERIENWDRYQKKASKRVYIWSRSLPLLKKSGFFGFGPDTYPIIFPQNDYFGKTISWNNPYMFVSKPHNLYLQIGINTGWISLFGFLLLVICYCLDSLRIYFSSSYEDIYEIVGVACSLAVMGYLMAGMFNDSAVSVAPTFWAILGLGISMNIKIRKGII; encoded by the coding sequence ATGAAGAAAAAAATAGAGATAGCTCTACTTGGTTTACTGCTGACATTTTTACCATTTTTAGTAAGACTCAAGATTTTGCCTACCAAACCAGGGACCTTGATGTATTTAACACACCCTCTAGGGGAAGCTATAGGGGATATGTTTCACTATGAGAAATCAAGGGTATTGGTATTTCTTGGAATATCCATGATTTTAATTTTGATTTTAAAAAGAAACTTAAAAAAAACCTATTACTATGCAGGGCTTATTATTTACGGAATTGGGGTTCTATTATCCACCTTTTTTTCTCCTTTTCTTCCCATAGCCTTGAGTGGAGGGGGAAACAGATATGAGGGGGTATTTGTACTTCTTTCCTATGTGGTGGTTTCATTTTTTGTCATAAATTTTGTACGGGAAAGAAAGGATCTAAAACATTTTATATACATATTATTATTAGGAAGTTTTTTTGTTTCTCTGGCAGGAATCACGGAATTCATGGGAATGAGTATTTACAAAATCCCTTTTTTAGCAAAATTTGCCATTCCTCAAGAAGGACTTTTGGATAAAGTAACATATCCAGAAGGTTATATCAGCATGGCCCAGGTAATTAAGTTTTCACCAAAATTTCATAATGTGAAAGCAAGTCTAGGAAATTCAAATTACAGTGGCTCTTATGGAGTTATGATCTGTATGTTTCTTTTTCCACTTATATTAAAATCTAAAGACAAGTTTACAAGATATATTTTCATGTTTTTTTATGCTGTTAATCTTGCTCTCCTTCTAGCAGGTAGGTCTAGAGCCGGGATTTATGCCACTATAGCCTCCTTTATAATATTCACAGTCCTCTGCCGAAAAGAGATTTGGAAACGAAAAATATTTCTATTAGAAATTCCTCTTATCACAGGTGCTGTGCTTTTAGCCTTGAATATCCTGTCCTCTGGTGCTGTAGGGGATAATATAGAAAATCTTGAAGTAAATAAAAAAGTTAACCTGAGGGAGATTAGGAGTATAGAAAATACCCTAGAGGTGAGCAGCTATGATAACAAACTTGTATTAAAATCTGGAAAAGAAGAGCTGTCTTTTTACAGAGAGGATGGAACTCTCATACCTGGAAATATTGAAGAAAATATAATAACTCTAGGAGATCCTGAATTCCAGAAATACTCCTTTGAAAATAAGGAAAACGGAGTTTTGGAACTTCAGTATGATGAAATTGAATTTCCTTTGGTGATTCAGAACCAGAAATTTAAGACCATAGGGTGGTCAAGAAAGCCTGAAGAGATAGTCTCACCAGAGAGGATAGAAAACTGGGACAGATATCAGAAAAAAGCATCTAAAAGAGTCTACATATGGTCTAGAAGTTTACCACTTTTGAAAAAGTCTGGCTTTTTCGGTTTCGGTCCTGACACCTATCCGATAATCTTTCCACAGAATGATTACTTTGGAAAAACGATATCTTGGAATAACCCCTATATGTTTGTGTCAAAGCCTCACAACTTGTACCTGCAGATCGGTATAAACACAGGCTGGATATCCCTTTTTGGTTTCCTCCTTCTTGTAATCTGTTACTGTCTGGATTCTCTTAGAATTTATTTTAGCAGCAGCTATGAAGATATATATGAGATCGTTGGAGTGGCTTGCAGTCTGGCCGTTATGGGTTACTTAATGGCTGGAATGTTTAACGACAGTGCAGTATCGGTAGCACCCACATTTTGGGCAATACTGGGTCTTGGAATCTCAATGAATATCAAAATAAGAAAAGGAATAATATAA
- the ispF gene encoding 2-C-methyl-D-erythritol 2,4-cyclodiphosphate synthase, whose product MLRIGNGYDVHRFKEGRKLILGGVEIPHEKGLDGHSDADVLVHAVMDAMLGALALGDIGQHFPDNDERYRGISSMVLLGHVNKLIKEKGYNIINLDSIIVAQKPKLKPYIESMRENIAMVLGAEVECISVKATTEEKLGFTGEELGIKSYCVILLEKLD is encoded by the coding sequence ATGTTAAGGATAGGAAACGGTTACGATGTTCATAGATTTAAGGAAGGAAGAAAGTTGATTTTAGGGGGAGTGGAAATACCTCATGAGAAAGGCTTGGACGGACACTCAGATGCAGACGTGCTGGTACATGCTGTCATGGATGCGATGCTAGGGGCCTTGGCTTTAGGGGATATAGGTCAGCATTTTCCAGATAATGACGAGAGGTATAGGGGGATATCTAGCATGGTTCTTCTTGGTCATGTGAATAAGCTGATAAAAGAAAAGGGTTACAATATAATAAATTTAGATTCTATCATAGTAGCTCAAAAACCGAAATTAAAGCCTTATATAGAAAGTATGAGAGAAAATATCGCAATGGTATTGGGGGCAGAAGTGGAATGTATAAGTGTAAAGGCTACCACAGAAGAAAAACTTGGTTTTACCGGAGAGGAGCTTGGAATTAAATCTTACTGTGTTATTCTTTTGGAAAAGCTGGATTAG
- a CDS encoding prepilin peptidase, with translation MDIFLFAVMGLLLGSFYNVCIYRIPRKENIAFPPSHCPNCGHKIRWWENIPVISYVLILRGKCSSCGEKISMQYPLVEFITSLVFGGIYYRYGMSIWTAELIITASILVIASGIDWEHYYIPDRFTLGLLLLGYGFSFFNGVGIERSFLGSAAYGFIFVMIYGYGERLFKKEVLGFGDVKLAAGIGSIVGYLGFYRMHLFVTASFVAGAVYGIYLMATKKKDRKAEVAFGPFIAFGGIISALLFL, from the coding sequence ATGGATATATTTTTATTTGCAGTTATGGGTCTTCTCCTGGGGAGTTTCTACAACGTATGCATATACAGAATCCCCAGGAAGGAAAACATAGCCTTTCCCCCTTCCCACTGCCCAAATTGTGGCCACAAGATAAGATGGTGGGAGAATATACCTGTGATCTCTTATGTGCTTATCCTCCGGGGAAAGTGCAGCAGCTGCGGTGAGAAGATATCTATGCAGTATCCCTTGGTAGAGTTTATAACTAGTCTTGTCTTCGGAGGAATATATTATCGGTACGGAATGAGTATATGGACGGCGGAACTGATTATAACAGCCTCTATACTGGTCATCGCATCGGGGATAGACTGGGAGCATTATTATATCCCTGACAGGTTTACCCTGGGCTTGCTCTTACTTGGCTACGGCTTCTCCTTTTTTAACGGCGTGGGGATAGAGAGATCCTTTCTGGGGTCGGCTGCCTATGGGTTTATATTTGTGATGATCTACGGCTATGGTGAGAGGCTTTTTAAAAAAGAGGTCTTGGGATTCGGAGACGTGAAACTGGCGGCAGGGATAGGGTCAATTGTGGGGTATCTAGGGTTTTACAGGATGCACCTTTTTGTTACCGCTTCCTTTGTGGCTGGGGCGGTCTACGGGATATATCTCATGGCTACAAAGAAAAAAGACAGGAAGGCTGAGGTAGCTTTTGGGCCCTTTATAGCCTTTGGGGGAATTATAAGTGCACTCTTATTTTTATAA